A part of Heliangelus exortis chromosome 3, bHelExo1.hap1, whole genome shotgun sequence genomic DNA contains:
- the TSTD1 gene encoding thiosulfate:glutathione sulfurtransferase isoform X2, producing MLGGGVMGSGVWRWWRAARALRAAGGEWWQAAAPGPGAVGASSRGLCTGEVPSLSYQELKDLKTANVLHIDVRERWEIDKYGKIPKSINIPLGELVEALQMDPMEFKEQYNQKMPAKSDPVVFSCLAGTRSKQALGFAMSLGFSRVHQYGGGFEDWVTHEPPEK from the exons ATGTTGGGAGGCGGGGTGATGGGCTCCGGGGTTTGGAGATGGTGGCGGGCGGCCCGGGCTCTACGGGCCGCGGGCGGAGAGTGGTGGCAAGCGGCAGCGCCCG GTCCCGGCGCGGTTGGTGCCTCCAGCCGCGGGCTCTGCACCGGCGAAGTGCCGAGCCTTTCCTACCAGGAGCTCAAAGACTTGAAGACGGCCAACGTCCTCCACATAGATGTGCGGGAGAGATGGGAGATCGACAAGTACGGGAAAATCCCCAAGTCCATCAACATACCGT TGGGTGAATTAGTGGAAGCTCTACAAATGGACCCGATGGAGTTCAAGGAGCAGTACAATCAAAAGATGCCAGCCAAGTCGGATCCTGTAGTCTTCTCCTGCTTGGCAGGAACAAGAAGTAAACAAGCTCTTGGTTTTGCCATGTCTTTGGGTTTTAGCAG AGTTCATCAATACGGTGGTGGCTTTGAGGATTGGGTAACACATGAACCTCCAGAGAAATAA
- the TSTD1 gene encoding thiosulfate:glutathione sulfurtransferase isoform X1 — translation MLGGGVMGSGVWRWWRAARALRAAGGEWWQAAAPGEGGQCSPRGRGQRGLTGSGSPAGPGAVGASSRGLCTGEVPSLSYQELKDLKTANVLHIDVRERWEIDKYGKIPKSINIPLGELVEALQMDPMEFKEQYNQKMPAKSDPVVFSCLAGTRSKQALGFAMSLGFSRVHQYGGGFEDWVTHEPPEK, via the exons ATGTTGGGAGGCGGGGTGATGGGCTCCGGGGTTTGGAGATGGTGGCGGGCGGCCCGGGCTCTACGGGCCGCGGGCGGAGAGTGGTGGCAAGCGGCAGCGCCCGGTGAG GGAGGACAGTGTTCCCCGAGGGGCCGGGGGCAGCGCGGGCTGACGGGCAGCGGCTCTCCGGCAGGTCCCGGCGCGGTTGGTGCCTCCAGCCGCGGGCTCTGCACCGGCGAAGTGCCGAGCCTTTCCTACCAGGAGCTCAAAGACTTGAAGACGGCCAACGTCCTCCACATAGATGTGCGGGAGAGATGGGAGATCGACAAGTACGGGAAAATCCCCAAGTCCATCAACATACCGT TGGGTGAATTAGTGGAAGCTCTACAAATGGACCCGATGGAGTTCAAGGAGCAGTACAATCAAAAGATGCCAGCCAAGTCGGATCCTGTAGTCTTCTCCTGCTTGGCAGGAACAAGAAGTAAACAAGCTCTTGGTTTTGCCATGTCTTTGGGTTTTAGCAG AGTTCATCAATACGGTGGTGGCTTTGAGGATTGGGTAACACATGAACCTCCAGAGAAATAA